The nucleotide sequence GGAAACCCCCGATTTGGGTCATTCTATGTTGCCTGGGTCCTCTCACCAACCGCACGAACCTCAAGATGACGAAGACTCGCCCTCTtcgagaaaaagaagaaaggcaGCAAACCCTGGCTGCCTTTTGGGAGCACCTGCCTCCCATCGATCCTGCACTTGTGGCTGCAGCCATGCAGCGGATCCGGGACCGCATTAGCGTCCTGGAAGACAGGAAACGGGCCCTCCTCCAAGAACAGGAAGACCTAATTGTGGGTGCTGTCATCCGCGGTCGCCAGGAAGACTAGAATAGAAGAGTCCGTCgactcttttttgttttagaaGGTTTAAATAAGTGTCTGTAGACGCGAAGTAATGTGTTTTAATTTAGGGTCTTCTTTGTCTTTTTTAGTGGAGATCTACTCCGATGCCTACTGGAGATAGACTCCTATCTATGCTAACTATCTTTGTttggttttatttattatgtttgcATGTATGGCAAAAACCCTAGTTGAAAATGTTGACTACTTATGctaatataataataaagacTTATTCGTATAAATGTGCTGAAAATGttgttctttcctttttttctttctatagtGGAGATAGTCGCACGTAATGACAGACATATTATTAAAGGACTCTACCTTTGCTTCCTTATCCTTGCTAACTAGAAATGAACCTTCACGAGTTGAGTAAAAGCACCTAGCCTATCTTACTCCCCCTATGCAAAATAGCAGTTCGTCCAGCCGTCTTCTAGCTTCGACCAACCAAGAGGATTCCTTATATAAATAGAAAGGAAGAAAGTTTCAGGAGTGATCCTGCACACTCCAACCATTCAGGTCTATGGCCATCGAGAGCTTTTTCCCACGTTGACTTGCTTTGTCTTGCTTACCGGCTCggaatttttctccaaaaaaaggGACTGACTCTAAGGATGCATATATTGTTGTAAGCAAACCAACAGGAGGAAAGATCACAGCTGGTCTAGGAGCCGAAAGAGCTCAACTGACTTAGTTGTAGAGGGCGACTGAAAAGGAGGCTCGACCCACAGGGAGAGCGGTGGGCAGAGAGAGATTGTGAATGAAAAGAGTAAGGGAAAAGTCATCTCATGACTGGAACTGGCGCAAGGCAAGGGAAAATTGCTCTTACTTCCCGAAGGGAGGTTGAAAATCTGTTACAGAATAAGCTGCTCTTCTTTCATAAGCAAATGTACTTGGTGCTTTCGTATGTAGAGAATGCTTTTAGCTCTTTTCACGACTCTGCTCCTATCTCATCCGCTGCTCTAGCTAATTGTCCCCCCTTTCCAAGTGTGATTTCTATCTTATGTATGGCCGTGCCTAAGGGCATATCGTTTGAAGTAGATTCTTCTTTTGATCAATCAAAAACCCTTCCCAAACAGTAGAAGCTTCTTCCAAAGCATAGGGCTTTCTGGATGTAGATGATGATATCTATAGAGATGGATCTTCTATATATCGTAGAATGAAGTAGCACATgggtggatatatatatatgaatccaAATCTGCCGAATCACTCATGTTATGATCTTCTACATCCTGGGTCTTCCCGTTCCGTCATCTGGCTTATGTTCTTCATGTAGCATTCAGACCGAATGACTCTATGAAATTAGGTCGATACTTCCACATATTATGGGTAAGGTAGGAGACATCTCTATTTTTCCCCCGGGGAATCTTTAGAATTCCCACTGCTTAGCTTTCAATTCGCCTCTGACCATCAAATGAAATGTGAATAACCCGTCCTCCTCTCTTTGAAAGAAGGGGCGCTTCCGGTTCTGTCGGTGCTTGAAAGAATTTTTTCTTCTCCATATTACTATATCTCGTCAGTCAATAATTTTTTATGAGGAACTACTGAACTCAATCACTTGCTGCCCTTACTCTTCCGTTTTCTGTTGAGGTCTATCCTGCAGAGGTACTCAAATTGGATCAGTGATCGATTTCTAGGTTTCGTCGTAAACCTAATTGGTTATTTCCAATTACGTAAATCAATAGTTCAAACCGCACTCAAAGGTAGGGCATTTCCCATTTTTATAGGAACTTCTGTACCAGAAACAATGGTATCTCCAATTATAGCCCCTCTGGGATGTAAAATATATCTCTTCTCACCATCCCCATAGTGTATGAGACAAATGTATGCATTTCGATTAGGGTCGTATTCTATGGTTACGATTCTACCATATATGTCTTTTTCATTCCGTCGAAAATCGATTTTACGGTATAGACGCTTATGACCTCCCCCTCTATGCCTTGCGGTAATGATTCCTCTGGCATTACGACCTTTACCACAACGACGCTGTCCATAGATCAAATTATTTCGTGGATTGGATTTCACTTGACTGTCTACGGTTCCATTGCGTGTGCTCGGGGTAGAAGTTTTGTATAAATGTATCGCCATGCTAttaagtattttgattgttgttcttttctttctaagAGGTGGAATAGAATAACCCGGTTGAAGCGTAATGATCATACGTCTGTAATGCATTGTATGTCCCATAATAGGTCCCATTCTTCTACTCTTTCCCGGAAGTCGATGACTATTCATAGCTATTACCTTGACACCAAAGAAGAGTTCGACCCAATGCTTTATTTCTGTCCTAGTTGATCCTGATTCGACATTAGAAGTCTATTGATTTTTCCCCAATAACCGAATACTTTTGTCTGTAAATACTGCATATTTGATTCCATCTATAAATCGATTTTCTTCCCTATGAGTGAAAGTCTCAATAAGAATGCTAGTTCTTACTGTTcattatgatatgaatatacCACATCAATTCGTTATGTATGGATGATGAGATTCCATTGATACAGAGCCAATTCCAATAGACTTATTGGAGGGTCCCATTGGCGTGCATCCAGTAGGAATTGAACCTACGAATTCGCCAATTATGAGTTGGGCGCTTTAACCATTCAGCCATGGATGCAAAAAGACTCAGCGAGTGAAATAGGTTTTGGTATTCCTTCTCGAGCTTCTATTTCTTCCGTTAAAGGAGATTCGAGAAAAGATGGAATAGGAAGACGTGTTTCCAGAACGAACAAGATACGGGTTGAGAAGGGGGAGTTAGCAAAGTTAGACAAGATTGGAATGGGCATAGGAACATGTATTGATGTACCAGATCGGCTAATGCTCCCAGGTTGATGCAATGTATTCCACCAGTTGACTGAAGACTTGATTATTGGTATATCGATCGGTCCAGCACGGATTGAAATAGGAGCCGGTTCGACAGAAAGCTTTTGAAAACGCAGTGCACCCAGGTAAATAAGGAACAAGATGAATACAGAGGTTAAACGAGCATCCCACACCCAAAAGGTGCCCCACATAGGTTTTCCCCGAAACCCCCCAGTAACTAAGGTAAACAACGTAGAAAAAGCACCTATTTCTGTACCGGTTCCGGAAGAGCGAAGAAAAAGGGGATGTTTTGTTAATAGGAACAAAAAAGTGTTTATAGCCGTAACGATATAAACAAGAATACTCATCCGAGCCGCAGGAACATGTACATACGGAATACGAGAATTTCCACCTTGTTGAAGATCTAGTGGTGCTACCCGAAGACTTAAATGAATAGCCATCGCTGTTAAGAACAACCGAGATCCAATGAGAATTTGCGCGTAGCTTCTGGTCTTTGACATCAAAAAAGAAGGTTGTAATAACGAAAGGGACATGTGAGA is from Lycium ferocissimum isolate CSIRO_LF1 unplaced genomic scaffold, AGI_CSIRO_Lferr_CH_V1 ctg10515, whole genome shotgun sequence and encodes:
- the LOC132041529 gene encoding putative cytochrome c biosynthesis ccmC-like mitochondrial protein, translated to MSLSLLQPSFLMSKTRSYAQILIGSRLFLTAMAIHLSLRVAPLDLQQGGNSRIPYVHVPAARMSILVYIVTAINTFLFLLTKHPLFLRSSGTGTEIGAFSTLFTLVTGGFRGKPMWGTFWVWDARLTSVFILFLIYLGALRFQKLSVEPAPISIRAGPIDIPIIKSSVNWWNTLHQPGSISRSGTSIHVPMPIPILSNFANSPFSTRILFVLETRLPIPSFLESPLTEEIEAREGIPKPISLAESFCIHG